The region ctaacacagtaaaaaaagagctaaacaaagtgtaacaaaatatgaaccatttaaatagaagtaaGTATAAAAGTAGGAGCagtataaaataagataagatgaacctttattaatcccaggagggaaattcaggtgtcaaagcagcaacatcagcaaacagagtgaaacaaagGAGAGgcaaaggtatacaaaaattataaaaacaataatagagatataaagaTATGGAGTGAATatgtgaacatagtgtgtgcagtccgtcaataaataaatgtagtatgtgcaataaataaatgtattatgtaggatgtatagtgtaaagtaaagCTGGGCGATTTACAACAAACAAAGTCAACACAATTAATTAAGACAAACAACCAAAAAAGATATTTGTAAGATTGCAGGAATATGAAGAACCTCCTTCACTGGCAACCAGCTGCATAGACAGCACAATATCCTTACCAAGAGTGCCCTTAATACATAATACTTCGTTCTCACAACAGCAGCAATACACTGCCATAATTTAGTGCGATTTTCTGATATGATATCTAGATTTATGTGTGCTAGCTACTTAATCTGAAGAGTACTTCTACATTTCACCTCTGTGGAAGTGAAAATAAGTAGTAAAAATATTTCCACCTCCAGACTATCTGTCTGACTCTGTCCAACAAAGGcttaatacagaaaaaaaataatctgtgttTCCAAAATCATGGAtcggaataataataataataacaataacaataataatatgtatacaTCTTCCTCAGTGGATGACCATGAGATGCAATTGAACGCTGCCAATTTCACACTGAACgttcattaaaataatttaaattgttATGGTCAAGGTAAGGTGTTCTGTAAAATGCCCAGATAGTGAtaataaaactcaaatttgtgttattaacaacacacacacacatatatatatatatgtatatatacatatatatatatatgtatatatacagtatatatataagccTTCTACAGATCTGACACACAACCTCAAACAGcaatcaaactttttttttaataaacgtaaacaaggaaacaaaattaatgaaataaatatcaCATACTCTTAAATTAAgattatatattttactcatttacaataaaaataaccGAGTCAAGTtacaaaaaaaggagaaaaaaccccaatatatatataactgtgAAAAGaacatacactatatatatatatatatatataaaatcaaacaaaatactctattttattcaatttatttattttgccataattttgttttttgtttttatgtaataACACATATGCTGTATCTTTAAGACTgaatttgttattatattattaggtAGAGGAAATCAATAAgcccttttgtgtttttttcttttctctccctgcACATTAATTTgcactattatcattattattattattattattattattattattatgctatttatttaatttgattgaATTCAACCTGTGGTGTggggaatttaaaaaaagtaaaatatatatatacaaaatttaacacagaaacatacaTTACATAGCCCAGATATTATTAAAACCCCAAAACTCCATAATTTTTTATATACCAGAAATTATatatcaccaccatcaccatcagtAAGCAGGCTGAGCACTAGAGGGCGCTTCAACACAACGAGCACCACAGTGAGCTCTGACTGCTGGACTGAGGACGTCTGTGTGAGCACAGCCAAGCAGATAACTTAACCTTTAAcacttattttactgtatttctatCTAAACAACAGAGTACAACAGATTCAAAACGACTTTGATGCTGCTGTGAACACCGTAAATGGGCGtgacagacaacaacaacaacaacaatgagatCTACTTCCGGTTTCTGGATGTAGCTGTCAGACTCCAGCAGcatctttgttgtttttaacgGGGAAGCGCTTTATCAGCAGGTCAGTAGCTCCGTGTAGCTATTGTTTATCAATAATAGTTCACTTTGCTTGTTGTTTTGATGTCAAACACAGAGAATAACCGGCAGAATGTCCCGGTTTAACCGCCGTTAACTGTGAAGCTAACGACTTTTAACCGTTAGCCTTGAATGGACTGAACAATGTGCTGCGTGGCGGGAGATAACTCTACTATACTAATGTTTACCTGCTAACTAACAGGACTTTCTTCTGTCTGTGTGCTTGTGGTGTGTTCAGCTTTTAGTATGAGTGAAGGAGAAGTGTTTCATGAGAAGCAGAGGTTGGAGCTGTGCGCCATTCATGCTCTCAACAACGTGCTGCAGGAGCGGGTGTTCACCAAGGAGACGGCCGACGACATCTGCAAACGGTAGGAGGACTGTTGGAGGATGGGTCGGTGTGTCTCTGCTCATATAGATAAAACACAGTTAGCTGATTTGTATCAACCAGAAAGCTCATTCAAAGTATAAATCGAAGATTAGTTAATTTAATCTGTCCCCTGACAGAATATTGGCCCATCTGTGACCTCAGCCCTCCATATATTActccagcactgctcccagtagaccacttacacaccaaaaaactgacaataacttcATAcattcaggtggaatttcatgcattctcactgtgcaatatcattttccacttgttcaattttgttaatagtctgtttattgtcaatacctTATATACTGCCActctttttatacttccttctatttaaatggttcatattctgttacactttgtttagctcttttttttttactgtgttagctgatgcatcttgttttttgcactatcccctttgctgctgtacactgcaaatttccctactgcaggactaataacagaatatcttatcttattttatcttataatTTGATTACATATCCTCCCTATTAAAGCGTTATGTCATAACTGTTATGCAGCAGCTGGTTGTATCTTCacagttatttttttgtgatctCACAGATGGCTGCTCAGGATGATAAAATGTTTGCCAGACAAtgttaaaatgtaatgtttccaCAGCCTGCCATAGATAACATAACACAGAGGAGTGGtacagtcttgtttttttgcctcagGCAAACATTTTATCATCCCAGGTAGATTCATCTTTGGATACACAAAAATACCTCTAAACATCTAACCTGCTGCTCCATAACAGGTGTAGAAAACACATCTAGATTTTCTCCAAAGGTTTACACAGAGAACACTATGTGGCTGAATTATGTAGCAACACACGGATGTTCAAGTTGTTGTTCATATCCTGATCTAGTTTTGATAAAGCTGTTTAGCAGtgtgtttgattaaaaaaaaaaaacttccactGACTAATGTTTAATTCTAtcccatttattttatttaacctttaattgatgaaaaactcattgagatttaaaatctcttttccaagagtgtcctgaccaagataggcagcagcacagttacacagttgcagacataaaaataaaacataacaattgaagacaaagacaaaggtcaaattacagaatcataaGGTATCGAAAAAACACTCAACAGTATTCAAACATCTACAGCCAGACGTGCTTTCTTCCAAGTCttttagaagcactttaaagacattcagtgagaccagctctTGAAGATTCAGGTAATTTGTAACTGATTCTAAGAAGAGGGAGCAGCATACCTGAATGTCCTTTTTCCCAGTTCAGTACGGACTTTGGGGACAGTTAATAGGATTAAGTCCCAGGAGCGAAGACAGTAACTTCCCATACTTTTTTGAAGGATGTAGACCCGTAGGTAAGATGGAAGCAGACCAAGAATAACCTTATAAAGAAGAATACGCCAGTGGTTCAGTCTACGGGTGGACAAGGCAGACCATCCTACCCGAGCATACAAAGAGCAGTGGTGGGCTTTAAAATTCGTAATAAATATCATCGTCAGTGTCTTTTAAAAAAGCTGGAAATCCACAGCATCCAGACACTTTTTGGAAGTGGGTAAACTGACAATGAACCACTGACTTCTGGATTTCTCACAGCGTTTTGTGAAATGTAACATTAACCTTCAGGGAAGAACAGCGGTGGTGCAATTTCACACTGCAAAAGCCATTGCATTTAGTGTGGCTGTTGTTCAGGACGTCATTTACTAACTTAATTGACTGAAACAAGATGAGTCATGATCTGGGTAGCTTGTGACTTTGGCTAAAGACTGTCCCGTGGGAAACCCTGTGACTTCATTGACTCACAGAGTCCAGGTTGTTAtgagcaaatatgttttattcaaatgaaGGCATTTTGGAAAAACGAACCGTCAGAGCTGTCCTGAGATCCAACAGTCCTGACAAGAAGAGGCCAACTTTAAAACAGCTGTACCAAATACGAATGTTCTGTTGCTCCCTCTCTGCAGGCTGGCTCCACAGTGCGTGGTGAACCCCCATCGCTCGGTGTTAGGTACAGGAAACTATGACGTCAACGTCATCATGGCGGCGCTACAGAGCCGGGAACTGGCTGCAGTGTGGTGGGACAAACGCAGGTGAGTGAAACACAATGAGCCTTGTGAGTTGAGAAACTTAAATGCTTTACTGCACCCACTACTTTGCAATGTACTTTGCATTTTCTGGGCTTGTTTTTCTCAGTTGGTAACGCATTTCCTCTATTTCCATGGGACATATACAGATAAAGATACAGTAACTAATTGGAGTTTGAACAAATGTATCTTTTTAgactcacagacagacacagagataccCATTTCTGCACAACCATAATGCTAGACCATCATGTGATGCAACCCCAAGGCATGCTGCACCGTATATAAGAGTGACTCTCACTTTTTACTCACACTCTAAACTTCTCCAGCTACATGTAAATCAGGCTTTTATTTGGGGAAATTTAGGTAGTCAGTAAGTGCAGCATAAGTAAGTGAGCCAGGTTGAGGTCAGTGGGTACACCTGAACAGTCTTCCGCTATGGAGGGGagaacctgacaaaataaaaaacaaataaatgacttgatagataaataaataaataaagacatgtataaataaataaatacatacatttaaaaataaatgataaataactaaatgcaaacataaataaatacattgaaaaattaataaaaaataaaaacaaataaattaaaaaagggaaaattaaacaagagtaaataaataagggaattaatgtaaagataaataaataaagcagcaaattaaaacagaaatatcaatttatgtcacattttatcaattaattaatggctacatttattttatattatttttgctgcatttaatgacatatttatttagtcatttatttattttttaatttggcaggttctgtcctctaTCTATTGCAACAGTCCACCATGAAATATACTGGACATAACAGATAGATAACTAAGAATATCTCATGGTGGAAGTCTTGTTTAATActtcctctctccctttttaaaaaaaatacaggacgGTTCAGAGCCTTTGCATGTCAAAGGTCCAGGGTTTTATTCTTAATGTCCCATCACGAGTATCTCTGGGGATCGTGTCCCTCCCACTCCGGCGGCGGCACTGGCTCGCGGTTCGGCAGGTTAACGGACAGTACTACAACCTGGACTCCAAACTGAAGAGTCCAGTCTGTATTGGAGGAGAAGCAGAACTACGGTAAGAATTCACATCTTTAGAGCAGACATGTAATCTGTGGCTGTGTGCGCTCTGAGTGAGATCAAACTTGGCTCTGTTGTGCTACTTGATGTCTGTCTCAGCGAGTGAGTCATCCCATACGCGTGGTCACATGGGGTTTACctcactgtttgtttgtgttagcGCGATGCGCTCTAGTAATCTGCCCTCTTGTCTGTGTCCATGTTGTTCTAACTTTTTATCTCCTGTCATCCTTGTTTCTCTCTCAGCACATTTCTCAGCGAACAGCTTTCTCAGGATGTGGCAGAGATGCTCCTGGTTGTCCGGCGAGACGTGGAGGAGGACGGTTCATGGCTGAACCCTGACAACCCCGACAACCCCAAGAAATGATGCCTTGGGACTGGACATACCTTTACATAGCATGGAAAAAAAACCTCCGGAATAATGAcagactgtttttgtttttttaaacctcATTATAGAAAACTCTTCAGGGAATGcactaaaatacatttaatatctaCACACAGAGGAAATTCCAAAGA is a window of Sebastes umbrosus isolate fSebUmb1 chromosome 11, fSebUmb1.pri, whole genome shotgun sequence DNA encoding:
- the josd2 gene encoding josephin-2, with translation MSEGEVFHEKQRLELCAIHALNNVLQERVFTKETADDICKRLAPQCVVNPHRSVLGTGNYDVNVIMAALQSRELAAVWWDKRRTVQSLCMSKVQGFILNVPSRVSLGIVSLPLRRRHWLAVRQVNGQYYNLDSKLKSPVCIGGEAELRTFLSEQLSQDVAEMLLVVRRDVEEDGSWLNPDNPDNPKK